A stretch of [Clostridium] innocuum DNA encodes these proteins:
- a CDS encoding dCMP deaminase family protein: MKREDVLTWDEYFMGLAHLSAKRSKDPSTQVGAVIVSSEHRVVSIGYNGFPNGCSDDEFPWDREGDFGNTKYPYVVHAELNAILNSKHDLKGCSIYVSLFPCNECAKAIIQSGISRIVYESDKYAHTEGTIASKRMLRSAGVELVQLPYAIDLQVSRKINPTIR; the protein is encoded by the coding sequence ATGAAACGGGAAGATGTACTAACTTGGGATGAATATTTCATGGGACTGGCGCACCTGAGTGCCAAACGGAGCAAGGATCCTTCCACACAGGTGGGGGCTGTCATTGTCAGCAGTGAGCATCGTGTTGTCAGTATCGGCTATAACGGATTTCCAAACGGCTGCAGCGATGATGAGTTTCCATGGGATCGGGAAGGGGATTTCGGTAACACCAAATATCCCTATGTCGTGCATGCGGAGCTGAATGCGATTTTAAACAGCAAGCATGATTTAAAAGGATGCAGTATTTATGTGTCGCTGTTTCCATGCAATGAGTGCGCAAAGGCGATCATACAGAGCGGAATCAGCCGTATTGTGTATGAGTCCGATAAGTATGCACATACAGAAGGGACGATTGCCAGCAAGCGGATGCTGCGCAGTGCGGGGGTAGAGCTGGTACAGCTTCCCTATGCCATTGATTTGCAGGTATCCAGAAAAATTAATCCGACAATACGATAA
- the rnhC gene encoding ribonuclease HIII, with translation MGTCTIQTDRSSMMALKQRLKTAEIRKTPPYAIYQIKTSDCVITAYESGKLVFQGNGAEECAALIAPSAIQKTQSGTTAKKTQGQPKAIYPQAGSDEVGTGDYFGPVTVCATCVRHEDVEFLRSLGIQDSKAIDDTAIRRMAPKLMERLPHSLLILDNATYNRIHGENNMVAIKSRMHNQAYVHLRKKMGSLPQFCIIDQFVQKTSYYRYLKHEREVVYDIHFETKAENKYLSVAAGSIIARYAFLKAFDAMCEQYDFTFLKGAGSKVDQNIREFVAMHGKEALLQVAKLHFANTKKALG, from the coding sequence ATGGGAACATGTACCATACAGACAGATCGATCCAGCATGATGGCGCTGAAGCAGCGGTTGAAAACTGCGGAAATCCGTAAGACACCGCCCTATGCGATTTATCAGATCAAGACGAGTGATTGTGTCATTACCGCTTATGAGTCCGGCAAGCTCGTATTTCAGGGAAACGGCGCCGAGGAATGTGCAGCGCTGATTGCCCCGTCTGCCATACAGAAAACGCAGAGCGGGACAACAGCAAAAAAAACACAGGGACAGCCGAAAGCAATCTATCCGCAGGCCGGCAGCGATGAGGTGGGGACCGGTGATTATTTCGGTCCCGTGACCGTTTGTGCAACCTGTGTCCGTCATGAGGATGTAGAGTTTTTACGCAGTCTTGGGATACAAGACTCCAAGGCCATTGATGATACCGCCATACGGCGCATGGCTCCCAAGCTGATGGAACGACTGCCTCACAGTCTTTTGATTTTGGACAATGCCACCTATAATCGAATTCACGGTGAAAATAATATGGTTGCTATTAAATCCCGTATGCATAACCAGGCCTACGTACATCTGCGTAAAAAGATGGGATCACTGCCGCAGTTCTGCATCATTGACCAGTTCGTGCAGAAGACTTCCTATTACCGCTATCTGAAACATGAGCGCGAGGTCGTCTATGATATTCATTTTGAAACCAAGGCGGAAAATAAGTATCTGTCGGTTGCAGCCGGATCAATCATTGCCCGGTATGCGTTTTTGAAGGCCTTCGATGCGATGTGTGAGCAGTACGACTTCACCTTTCTGAAGGGTGCCGGCAGCAAGGTGGATCAGAATATTCGTGAGTTTGTGGCAATGCACGGAAAAGAGGCACTGCTCCAGGTTGCCAAGCTGCATTTTGCAAACACAAAAAAAGCCTTAGGCTAA
- a CDS encoding pyridoxal phosphate-dependent aminotransferase: protein MNYFDNSNIKLDILKKKAYNLRWAEVADGTIPLTAADMDYPCAPAIKQALLAYVEEGYFSYTPKLGLPAFNQAFSNYVKETKGEEIKAEQVLAVDSAARAMFIVAKAFLKPGDEMIVFDPCDFLFRESCLAAGATPISYAAKLVTENRKMDLSRLEECISERTKMIGLCNPHNPYGLVYTKEELEAIMRLCEKHDLLIMNDEIWSDILYPDAQFNSIYCLGEERCKRVLSVFGFSKSFGLAGLRIGCVYANDDEKFQKLVDASDVLSTAGGATSLSQIAAIAAMEETQEWRAAFLKHITKNRDYAVAFINEHIPGLHAYKPQATFLLYVDIQELHVTGAEFVEFLKEEVQLAIVPGGHQYFGDESEGHVRICLATSMEILSEGLNRLKKGVKMLIERRTQHA, encoded by the coding sequence ATGAATTACTTTGATAACAGCAACATTAAGCTCGATATATTAAAAAAGAAAGCATACAATCTGCGCTGGGCGGAGGTAGCGGATGGAACTATCCCACTCACTGCTGCCGATATGGATTACCCATGTGCTCCGGCGATTAAACAGGCATTGCTTGCGTACGTGGAGGAAGGCTATTTCTCCTATACACCGAAACTGGGCCTGCCTGCGTTTAATCAGGCATTTTCAAATTATGTGAAGGAAACAAAGGGGGAGGAAATCAAAGCGGAGCAGGTACTGGCGGTAGACAGTGCAGCAAGAGCGATGTTCATCGTGGCGAAGGCTTTTTTGAAGCCTGGAGATGAAATGATTGTCTTTGATCCCTGCGATTTCCTTTTCCGGGAATCCTGTTTAGCGGCTGGAGCAACTCCAATCAGCTACGCAGCAAAGCTTGTTACGGAGAATAGGAAAATGGATCTTTCAAGACTGGAGGAGTGCATAAGCGAGAGAACCAAAATGATTGGATTGTGTAATCCGCATAACCCATACGGTCTTGTCTATACGAAGGAGGAGCTGGAGGCAATCATGCGATTGTGTGAGAAACATGATCTACTGATTATGAACGATGAAATATGGTCGGATATCCTGTATCCCGATGCACAGTTCAACAGCATTTATTGTTTAGGCGAGGAGCGCTGTAAACGCGTATTGTCTGTATTTGGGTTCTCTAAGAGCTTTGGTCTTGCCGGATTGAGAATTGGCTGCGTTTATGCGAACGATGATGAAAAATTCCAGAAGCTGGTTGATGCTTCCGATGTGCTGTCTACTGCGGGTGGTGCTACCTCACTATCGCAGATTGCCGCGATTGCGGCTATGGAAGAAACGCAAGAATGGCGTGCGGCATTTTTAAAGCATATCACAAAAAACCGGGATTATGCAGTGGCGTTTATCAATGAACATATTCCGGGCTTACATGCCTACAAACCACAGGCGACATTCCTGCTGTATGTAGATATTCAGGAGCTGCATGTTACAGGAGCTGAATTTGTCGAATTTCTGAAAGAGGAAGTGCAGCTGGCGATTGTACCGGGAGGACACCAATATTTCGGTGATGAGTCGGAGGGGCATGTTCGTATTTGTCTTGCCACCAGTATGGAAATTCTCAGCGAAGGTCTGAATCGATTAAAAAAGGGTGTTAAAATGCTAATAGAAAGGAGAACACAGCATGCATAA
- a CDS encoding rhomboid family intramembrane serine protease has translation MQISEYDLFAYQLLHYLVVQQHYRIVRVQQHKDDLWLMNENHQVYPVIRISSSGNAGTFADTDYVRNVHRIILNLMHREGPMLILNTNPQSSPVHNAFLTQICITPSALSEPQLTSVFHGIDRVVHRVADPDKESSTLMAQVEEAELKQQQDFIKKARKKSIPRCTIAIMAICTIFLVLEYLLAYLDGNMESATVAVGGYYKMSIVAAHEYWRILSGGFVHNGVVHFVISLYALYATGKLCEQRLGRGWYLAVFLSSVILGNAAQLIAAPNGIATGMSAGIFGVAAAFLTSQLLSHTLRHPLLRIPLYNCMAILAVLALVPSVSFIACIAGILCGILYGLWMHGRQSESGMKQHACLALVLYAASLFAYGAAVDTVAPLDRHLDEAIIRVYRHTPLNAYAEYLQEHFHQQYEKTGGI, from the coding sequence GCAGCACAAGGATGATCTGTGGCTGATGAATGAAAATCATCAGGTATATCCGGTGATCCGCATTTCATCCAGCGGCAATGCCGGAACCTTTGCGGACACGGATTATGTGCGCAACGTTCACCGCATCATACTCAATCTGATGCACAGAGAGGGACCGATGCTGATTTTGAATACCAATCCGCAATCCAGTCCGGTGCACAATGCGTTTCTGACACAGATTTGCATCACTCCTTCAGCCCTCAGTGAACCGCAGCTGACCAGCGTCTTTCATGGCATTGACCGTGTCGTGCATCGCGTGGCAGATCCGGATAAGGAAAGCAGTACACTCATGGCTCAGGTGGAAGAGGCAGAGCTGAAGCAGCAGCAGGATTTCATAAAAAAAGCGCGTAAGAAAAGTATTCCACGCTGCACAATTGCTATTATGGCGATTTGTACGATATTTCTCGTACTAGAATATCTACTGGCCTATCTGGACGGTAATATGGAAAGTGCCACCGTGGCTGTCGGCGGTTACTATAAGATGAGTATTGTTGCGGCGCATGAATACTGGCGTATTCTCAGCGGCGGCTTTGTACATAACGGTGTTGTTCATTTCGTCATCAGCCTGTATGCCCTGTATGCGACCGGAAAGCTGTGTGAACAGCGTTTGGGAAGAGGCTGGTATCTGGCGGTTTTTCTTTCCTCTGTGATATTGGGGAATGCTGCACAGCTGATTGCGGCACCTAACGGGATTGCGACTGGTATGAGCGCCGGGATCTTTGGTGTGGCGGCAGCCTTTCTCACCAGTCAGCTGCTGTCGCATACACTGCGACATCCACTACTGCGTATTCCGTTGTATAACTGTATGGCAATTCTGGCCGTACTGGCACTGGTGCCCTCGGTGTCCTTTATCGCCTGTATTGCGGGGATTCTGTGCGGAATTCTGTACGGCTTATGGATGCATGGCAGACAGAGTGAATCCGGTATGAAGCAGCATGCCTGTCTGGCGCTTGTTCTGTATGCGGCAAGTCTGTTTGCCTATGGTGCTGCTGTGGATACGGTTGCACCGCTGGATCGGCATTTGGATGAAGCCATAATCCGTGTTTACCGTCATACACCGCTCAATGCCTATGCAGAATATCTGCAGGAGCATTTTCATCAGCAGTATGAAAAAACAGGAGGTATTTAA
- a CDS encoding proline racemase — protein MQKIVFTTVETHTLGEPTRIITSGFPDIPGITMMEKKEILEQRYDHLRRALMCEPRGHKDMVGALILPAEQTASAFGVVFMDAKRWVNMCGHASIGCAMYAVEAGLVPVCEPYTEVVMDTPSGTICASVRVENKKAQEVTLRNVPSFLFADEVKVRVDGKEYRVAISFGGTFFALIDAAQLSLQLDAKDIEFLIPFTRKLLAQLNKQYEIKHPSLAITRVVNAEYYVATGEKKQKNIVIAEEGQVDRSPCGTGTSAKLAYLHAKGNLSANEIFVNESFTGAKFYGRYEAEDVIGHYRGIQPMITGSAYITGKAVYVIDENDPLTYGFTI, from the coding sequence ATGCAGAAAATTGTTTTTACAACGGTTGAAACGCATACATTGGGAGAACCTACCCGCATTATCACTTCTGGCTTTCCAGATATACCGGGCATTACAATGATGGAGAAAAAGGAGATCCTTGAACAACGGTATGACCATCTGCGCCGTGCCTTGATGTGTGAGCCAAGGGGACATAAGGATATGGTTGGGGCGCTTATTCTACCTGCAGAGCAGACAGCATCTGCATTCGGTGTTGTTTTTATGGATGCGAAGAGATGGGTGAATATGTGCGGGCATGCGTCCATCGGTTGTGCTATGTATGCGGTGGAGGCAGGGCTTGTACCTGTGTGCGAACCGTATACAGAGGTTGTGATGGATACGCCATCAGGAACTATATGCGCAAGTGTAAGGGTGGAGAATAAAAAAGCGCAGGAGGTTACCTTGCGTAATGTTCCTTCATTTCTGTTTGCTGATGAGGTAAAGGTAAGGGTAGATGGCAAGGAATATAGGGTTGCGATTTCTTTTGGCGGTACGTTCTTTGCTTTGATTGATGCTGCACAGCTTTCATTGCAGCTGGATGCAAAGGATATTGAGTTTCTGATACCCTTTACAAGGAAACTGCTGGCTCAGCTGAATAAGCAATATGAGATAAAGCATCCCTCACTTGCAATCACACGCGTTGTAAATGCTGAATATTATGTAGCTACTGGAGAAAAGAAACAGAAGAATATCGTTATTGCCGAGGAAGGTCAGGTCGATCGCTCACCATGTGGGACAGGAACAAGTGCAAAGCTGGCATATTTGCATGCGAAAGGAAACTTATCTGCAAACGAAATTTTTGTGAATGAAAGCTTTACCGGAGCAAAATTTTATGGACGGTATGAAGCGGAGGATGTTATCGGACACTATCGTGGTATTCAACCGATGATTACAGGCAGTGCCTATATCACGGGGAAGGCAGTATATGTGATCGATGAGAATGACCCTTTGACCTATGGCTTTACGATTTGA
- a CDS encoding RidA family protein produces the protein MNKIIDADSAPAAIGPYSQAVTNGNLLFVSGQLPIEPGQGVIVSGDIAEQARQSLENVKAILEKAGYEMRDVVKTTCYLTEMENFAVVNEIYAEYFVGNYPARSCVSVKELPKQALFELEVIACK, from the coding sequence ATGAACAAAATTATTGATGCCGATAGCGCACCTGCTGCAATCGGCCCCTATTCACAGGCAGTCACGAATGGCAATTTGTTGTTTGTATCCGGACAGCTTCCGATAGAACCCGGGCAGGGGGTGATCGTGAGCGGGGATATTGCTGAACAGGCAAGACAATCACTTGAAAATGTGAAGGCGATTTTGGAAAAGGCCGGCTATGAAATGAGGGATGTTGTAAAGACGACATGCTACTTGACAGAAATGGAGAATTTTGCTGTGGTAAATGAAATTTATGCTGAGTATTTTGTAGGAAATTATCCGGCAAGATCCTGTGTATCCGTGAAGGAGCTTCCGAAACAGGCATTGTTTGAATTAGAAGTTATTGCGTGTAAATAA
- a CDS encoding glycoside hydrolase family 1 protein, whose product MHKIQFPENFLWGGATSAYQCEGAWKEDGKGFAVTDLLTAGSREIPREFTPVEKDCYYPAATAIDHYHHYKEDIALFAEMGFKVYRMSISWVRIFPNGDDEVPNPAGLAFYHKIFQECKKYDIEPLVTISHHDVPLALALKQDGWLSRKTIPAFVTYCKTIFKEYQDEVKYWITFNEINMMTNYFGDIYTGGILSNGTRYLDIAHASEESLSADKMTKRFTALHHQFIASALAVQVGHDINPDFQIGSMVAGDAHYPYSCNPVNVIEAQQSMNRLWYCGDVMVRGEYSYASRHYLKGKGVDIEALGITEEDKCILKKGTIDFLAFSYYTSGCHAVDEHHETTAGNFSLGVANPYLKKSDWGWVFDPQGLRWMLNELYGRYHIPVFIAENGLGAIDEVSEDGKVHDPYRIQYLNEHVSAMRDALEDGVDLLGYTWWGPIDLVSASTGEMKKRYGFIYVDMDDQGKGSLKRIRKDSFYHYQKIIQTNGSCIE is encoded by the coding sequence ATGCATAAGATACAGTTTCCGGAAAATTTTTTGTGGGGAGGGGCAACTTCCGCCTATCAGTGTGAGGGAGCCTGGAAAGAGGATGGAAAAGGCTTTGCGGTCACTGATTTGCTGACAGCGGGAAGTCGAGAAATCCCAAGAGAATTTACACCGGTTGAAAAGGATTGTTATTATCCGGCAGCGACAGCTATTGATCATTATCATCATTACAAGGAAGATATCGCGTTGTTTGCGGAAATGGGATTTAAGGTATACCGCATGTCGATTTCCTGGGTAAGAATCTTTCCCAACGGTGATGATGAGGTGCCGAATCCTGCTGGTCTTGCATTCTATCATAAAATATTTCAGGAGTGCAAAAAATATGATATCGAGCCGTTGGTTACCATTTCTCATCACGATGTACCGCTGGCACTGGCATTGAAACAGGATGGATGGCTAAGCAGAAAGACGATTCCTGCCTTTGTCACGTACTGTAAAACGATTTTCAAAGAGTATCAGGATGAAGTGAAGTATTGGATCACGTTTAATGAAATCAATATGATGACAAATTATTTTGGCGATATATATACCGGTGGGATTCTTTCTAACGGAACCCGATATTTGGATATTGCACATGCGAGTGAGGAGTCTTTGTCTGCAGATAAAATGACGAAACGCTTTACGGCTCTGCATCATCAGTTTATCGCCAGTGCGCTGGCTGTACAGGTAGGTCATGACATCAATCCAGACTTTCAAATCGGTTCCATGGTTGCGGGGGATGCGCATTATCCATATTCCTGTAATCCCGTGAATGTCATTGAAGCACAGCAAAGCATGAACCGTCTATGGTATTGTGGGGACGTGATGGTACGCGGAGAATATTCCTATGCCAGCAGACATTATCTGAAAGGCAAGGGTGTCGATATAGAAGCACTTGGAATCACCGAGGAGGACAAGTGTATTTTGAAAAAAGGGACGATCGATTTTCTGGCATTCAGCTACTATACATCCGGCTGTCATGCAGTGGATGAGCATCATGAAACAACTGCAGGTAATTTCTCTTTGGGGGTCGCCAATCCGTATCTGAAAAAATCTGACTGGGGCTGGGTGTTTGATCCGCAGGGGCTTCGCTGGATGCTGAATGAGTTGTATGGAAGATATCATATTCCGGTGTTTATCGCTGAAAACGGCTTAGGCGCAATTGATGAGGTAAGTGAGGATGGAAAGGTTCATGATCCTTATCGTATCCAGTATCTGAATGAACATGTGTCCGCAATGCGGGATGCTTTGGAGGATGGTGTTGATTTGCTTGGGTATACGTGGTGGGGACCCATTGATCTGGTTAGTGCATCTACCGGTGAAATGAAAAAGCGCTATGGGTTTATTTATGTAGATATGGATGATCAGGGGAAGGGAAGCCTGAAAAGAATCAGAAAGGATTCCTTCTATCATTATCAGAAAATCATTCAGACAAACGGTAGCTGCATTGAGTAG
- a CDS encoding PTS lactose/cellobiose transporter subunit IIA yields MKLENAQAAMQIILHAGDARLKTAEALKSLKTFDIERAKQQLLDANEDIVAAHQSQTASLQAESNGEEIEYSILFTHAQDTCMTVCSEINIAQQLVDICEAIDERFKKLEK; encoded by the coding sequence ATGAAATTAGAAAATGCGCAGGCGGCAATGCAGATCATCCTGCATGCCGGCGATGCCCGCTTAAAAACAGCAGAGGCATTAAAGTCTTTAAAAACCTTTGATATAGAACGTGCAAAGCAGCAGCTTTTGGATGCAAATGAAGATATTGTGGCTGCGCACCAATCACAGACAGCCTCTCTGCAGGCGGAATCAAATGGAGAAGAAATTGAGTATTCGATTTTATTCACACATGCCCAGGATACGTGTATGACCGTATGCAGTGAAATCAACATCGCACAGCAGCTCGTGGATATCTGCGAAGCAATTGATGAGCGGTTTAAGAAATTGGAAAAATAG
- a CDS encoding PTS transporter subunit EIIC has translation MKILLMCGAGASSGFMAQAMRKAAKEQGIENFEIIARSEAEMMNNLQGTDLVMFGPHLAFKREALEKDLKKFNIPFAFIDKDAYGSIDGAATLKQALDALREVKKPVEEISVKEEKTTQSSEASEESAKGFMGWITKSLAPKLDKLTQNIYISAIQQSIMSILPMIMIGSVSSIVGVFRNFEVMSWIPDISMLNTYSFGLIAVFLAILVPMKVLEKRGNEKLKISAMLTSLALFFIITLPVIDGETGTMNFIMDKIGTGGMLTAVVTSVFTAWIFNFASRHSMFKEDTVMPDMVVAWMDALVPVTITLAIGLFIMSTGFDLPLFIRGLFAPISSFGQTWLGLVMICFFTCFLYSFGFTWILFPIAWAIWMEGMDANMAAVAAGQAASSINLMETVMGITYIGGQGCTLALVLMCMRSKVKKLKSIGRVCIFPAIFNINEPIVFGAPVVWNPILMIPLCLNSIIIPSLMYLVMRIGLVPIPSAPMQMWYLPNIVQGYLTTNSMSGVILVIALFAVSWLIWMPFFRVFEKQQYKEELENRKEREII, from the coding sequence ATGAAAATTTTGTTAATGTGCGGAGCAGGTGCGTCCAGTGGTTTTATGGCGCAGGCAATGCGAAAAGCCGCAAAAGAACAGGGAATTGAAAATTTTGAAATAATTGCACGAAGTGAAGCAGAAATGATGAACAATTTACAGGGGACAGATCTTGTCATGTTTGGTCCTCATCTAGCGTTTAAAAGGGAAGCGCTCGAAAAGGATTTAAAAAAGTTTAATATTCCGTTTGCCTTTATTGACAAGGATGCGTATGGAAGTATTGATGGAGCTGCTACGCTGAAGCAGGCATTGGATGCGTTGCGGGAAGTAAAAAAGCCTGTCGAAGAAATCTCTGTAAAAGAGGAAAAAACAACGCAGAGCAGTGAGGCCTCGGAGGAATCGGCGAAGGGCTTTATGGGATGGATTACCAAATCACTGGCTCCTAAACTGGATAAGCTTACACAGAATATTTATATATCCGCAATACAACAATCCATCATGAGTATACTGCCAATGATTATGATCGGTTCAGTTTCCTCAATTGTCGGTGTATTCCGTAACTTTGAGGTGATGAGCTGGATTCCGGATATCTCCATGCTGAATACATATTCCTTTGGCTTGATTGCAGTATTTCTGGCTATTCTGGTACCGATGAAGGTACTGGAAAAAAGAGGGAATGAGAAATTGAAAATTTCTGCGATGCTGACCAGTCTTGCTCTCTTCTTTATCATCACACTTCCGGTCATAGATGGAGAAACCGGTACGATGAATTTCATCATGGATAAAATTGGAACAGGGGGTATGCTGACAGCAGTTGTGACATCCGTTTTTACAGCATGGATTTTTAATTTTGCTTCTAGGCACTCTATGTTTAAGGAGGATACGGTTATGCCGGATATGGTTGTGGCATGGATGGATGCACTTGTTCCTGTAACAATCACACTGGCCATCGGTTTATTTATTATGAGCACCGGATTTGATTTACCACTGTTTATCCGTGGCTTGTTTGCACCGATTTCTTCCTTTGGACAGACCTGGCTTGGTCTTGTTATGATTTGTTTCTTCACCTGCTTCCTGTATTCCTTTGGCTTTACCTGGATTCTGTTCCCCATCGCATGGGCAATCTGGATGGAGGGTATGGATGCCAATATGGCTGCGGTTGCGGCAGGACAGGCGGCGTCAAGTATTAACCTTATGGAAACGGTAATGGGAATCACCTATATCGGTGGACAGGGGTGTACACTTGCATTGGTTCTGATGTGTATGCGTTCAAAAGTAAAAAAACTGAAATCCATCGGGCGCGTTTGTATCTTCCCTGCAATCTTCAATATCAATGAGCCAATTGTGTTTGGTGCTCCTGTTGTATGGAATCCGATCCTTATGATTCCACTGTGCCTTAATTCAATTATTATTCCAAGTCTTATGTATCTTGTTATGCGCATCGGCCTTGTTCCTATTCCGAGTGCACCTATGCAGATGTGGTATCTTCCAAATATCGTACAAGGCTATCTGACAACGAACAGTATGTCCGGGGTTATTCTGGTAATTGCATTGTTTGCTGTATCCTGGCTGATTTGGATGCCATTCTTTAGGGTATTTGAAAAACAGCAGTACAAAGAAGAGCTTGAAAACAGAAAGGAAAGGGAGATCATATGA
- a CDS encoding CvpA family protein — translation MSLIMLVNMVILCVLCALVFGGYRDGFLLKLLSILSFFVCGFLAWWASSYVGGFIHLYPKHALPLQDTPLEAVLYDNLNRLLIFVILFVLLQLAVLVIKPFTKAANHVPVVSGINRLLGAALGALQAVLLMVLAAMVCRLPFWKTGNEIASASLLRYSDGMMDALTFYAREPLQELSRLTSALDEKQTLSTAEKENIRSWLLEQNMKKEDVDTLLSALQ, via the coding sequence GTGTCCCTGATTATGCTAGTAAATATGGTCATCCTGTGTGTGCTTTGTGCACTCGTATTCGGCGGATACCGCGACGGCTTCCTATTAAAGCTGCTGAGCATACTGTCTTTCTTTGTATGCGGCTTTCTGGCATGGTGGGCATCCTCCTATGTCGGCGGCTTTATCCACCTGTATCCCAAGCATGCGCTCCCCTTGCAGGATACACCGCTGGAGGCTGTTCTGTATGACAACCTGAATCGCCTGCTCATTTTCGTGATTCTCTTTGTCCTGCTGCAGCTGGCGGTGCTGGTTATAAAGCCGTTTACAAAGGCGGCCAATCATGTACCGGTCGTATCCGGTATCAACCGGCTTCTGGGAGCTGCGCTGGGGGCACTGCAGGCCGTGCTGCTGATGGTGCTGGCTGCCATGGTCTGCCGTCTGCCATTCTGGAAAACCGGGAATGAGATTGCATCCGCATCTCTTTTGCGATACAGCGATGGAATGATGGATGCCCTGACCTTTTATGCCAGGGAACCGCTGCAGGAGTTATCCAGACTGACATCGGCATTGGATGAAAAACAAACGCTCAGTACAGCAGAAAAGGAGAATATCCGCAGCTGGCTGCTGGAGCAGAATATGAAGAAAGAAGACGTGGACACGCTGCTGTCTGCGCTGCAATAG